A window from Cytobacillus sp. IB215665 encodes these proteins:
- a CDS encoding exodeoxyribonuclease VII small subunit — translation MNKEITFEQAMEQLEKIVEKLEEGDVPLEEAIDFFKEGMKLSSFCHEKLQNVEKQMDQILREDGELEPFTIREDE, via the coding sequence ATGAATAAGGAGATAACATTTGAGCAAGCGATGGAGCAGCTTGAAAAGATTGTTGAGAAACTTGAAGAAGGAGATGTTCCTCTCGAGGAGGCAATTGATTTCTTTAAAGAAGGTATGAAACTCTCATCATTTTGTCATGAGAAATTACAAAATGTAGAAAAACAAATGGATCAAATACTTCGTGAAGACGGTGAGCTTGAACCTTTCACTATTCGAGAGGATGAGTGA
- the accB gene encoding acetyl-CoA carboxylase biotin carboxyl carrier protein — protein sequence MLKIQEIRELIKLVDQSNIDEFVYENEGSKIKMKKQGTVTKQTLSNIAVEEVQKHQPVAPTTELSSSPVSEVPAESSNVRVEAERKGIEEQTNLHKITSPMVGTFYAAPSPDSDKYVSVGDSVQNNTVVCIVEAMKLFNEIEAEVKGEIVDILAEDGQLVEYGQPLFLVKPV from the coding sequence ATGTTGAAAATTCAAGAGATTCGAGAATTAATTAAACTAGTTGACCAATCAAATATTGACGAATTTGTTTATGAGAATGAAGGTTCAAAAATTAAAATGAAAAAACAAGGAACCGTTACTAAACAAACCCTTAGTAACATTGCTGTTGAGGAAGTGCAAAAGCATCAACCTGTTGCACCAACAACAGAACTAAGTTCAAGTCCTGTGTCAGAAGTTCCCGCTGAAAGCAGTAACGTGCGCGTGGAAGCAGAAAGAAAAGGTATCGAAGAACAGACGAATTTACATAAGATTACTTCACCAATGGTTGGAACTTTTTATGCTGCACCATCACCTGACAGTGACAAATACGTTTCAGTAGGTGATAGTGTGCAAAACAACACAGTAGTTTGTATTGTAGAGGCAATGAAGTTATTTAATGAAATTGAAGCAGAAGTAAAAGGGGAAATCGTAGACATTCTTGCAGAAGATGGCCAACTTGTAGAGTATGGTCAGCCCTTGTTCCTTGTGAAGCCTGTGTAA
- the spoIIIAF gene encoding stage III sporulation protein AF, whose amino-acid sequence MEFLLEWITNVILFLLLATVIDLLIPDTSIQKYVKMVTGLLLITIIITPLLQLLSTDIDQIFSSMSTKSEFQEEMLENEIEMKKKEIQASHRAYILEQTAVQMKEDVEEELIETYGYMIQDIEIFLTEDTVTGVEVMVTKYHEDGVTVPVVKSISINTSQPMKKNNKSVAEQDISKHLSDAWEIDSELINVQMEGGE is encoded by the coding sequence GTGGAGTTTTTGCTTGAATGGATTACAAATGTCATCTTGTTTCTTCTTCTTGCAACAGTCATAGATTTATTAATTCCGGATACTAGCATACAAAAATATGTCAAAATGGTCACTGGTTTATTATTAATTACAATTATAATTACCCCACTTCTTCAACTTCTGTCAACAGACATCGACCAAATCTTTTCATCAATGAGTACAAAATCAGAGTTTCAAGAAGAAATGTTAGAAAATGAAATTGAAATGAAGAAAAAAGAAATACAAGCATCACATCGTGCATATATTTTAGAACAAACGGCTGTCCAAATGAAAGAAGATGTGGAAGAGGAGTTGATAGAAACGTATGGATACATGATTCAAGATATAGAAATCTTTCTTACTGAAGACACAGTAACCGGAGTCGAAGTGATGGTGACAAAATATCATGAAGATGGAGTTACAGTTCCAGTTGTGAAATCAATTAGTATAAATACCTCCCAACCAATGAAGAAAAATAACAAGTCAGTAGCAGAACAAGATATTTCTAAGCATTTATCAGACGCATGGGAAATTGATTCAGAACTCATAAATGTACAAATGGAAGGGGGGGAGTAG
- the nusB gene encoding transcription antitermination factor NusB translates to MKRRTARKKALQALFQIDISDIESKEAIDNVIGEQHSDPFLEEIVLGVAKHQAEIDEHIRKNLENWTIERVANVDRSILRIAVFEMMYIDEIPTNVSIDEAIELGKLFGDEQSGKFINGVLSKISNSINRT, encoded by the coding sequence ATGAAACGTCGTACTGCTAGAAAAAAGGCACTACAAGCATTATTTCAAATTGACATAAGTGATATTGAATCAAAGGAAGCTATTGACAATGTAATTGGTGAACAACATAGTGATCCTTTCCTAGAAGAAATAGTCTTAGGTGTAGCAAAGCACCAAGCTGAAATAGATGAACATATTCGTAAGAATTTAGAGAATTGGACGATAGAACGGGTAGCAAATGTTGACCGATCCATTTTACGCATTGCGGTGTTTGAAATGATGTATATAGATGAAATACCAACAAACGTAAGCATTGATGAGGCAATTGAATTAGGCAAGCTTTTTGGCGATGAGCAATCTGGGAAATTTATAAATGGTGTGTTATCAAAAATAAGTAATTCGATAAATAGAACATAA
- a CDS encoding SpoIIIAH-like family protein: MLLKKQTVWLLTMVALVLILSVYYITSDGGTRNDLAFINQEMVEEEQSGTVVEISEQGSMSGMVEGLEEDSLTLSSDDWIIAKRMQLQDIRSKEMEKLQDIAASKTATIDEINEAASKLEELETLSAKEDTLEVLIESMGYVAALVETNGNNVEVTVQAEALSPSEANAIIKKVNEEFQERKDVLVKHNP; encoded by the coding sequence ATGCTTTTAAAAAAACAAACTGTATGGTTGTTAACGATGGTGGCTTTGGTTCTAATATTATCTGTATATTATATTACTAGTGATGGTGGAACGAGAAATGATTTAGCCTTTATTAATCAAGAGATGGTTGAAGAAGAACAATCTGGAACTGTAGTAGAAATTAGTGAACAAGGTAGCATGAGCGGTATGGTAGAAGGATTGGAAGAGGATTCTCTTACTTTGTCTTCTGACGATTGGATTATAGCAAAACGCATGCAACTACAAGATATAAGAAGTAAAGAAATGGAGAAATTACAAGACATTGCAGCTTCAAAAACTGCCACGATTGATGAAATTAACGAGGCAGCAAGTAAACTTGAGGAACTTGAAACATTAAGTGCAAAAGAAGATACATTAGAAGTGTTAATTGAGTCGATGGGCTATGTTGCTGCACTTGTTGAGACGAATGGAAATAATGTGGAAGTAACTGTGCAGGCAGAAGCTTTATCTCCTAGCGAGGCTAATGCGATCATCAAGAAAGTGAATGAGGAATTTCAAGAAAGGAAAGATGTGTTAGTTAAGCACAATCCATAA
- the accC gene encoding acetyl-CoA carboxylase biotin carboxylase subunit translates to MIKKLLIANRGEIAVRIIRACTELGIETVAVFSEADRDALHVQMADEAYCIGPTASKDSYLNFTNIISVATLTGSDAIHPGYGFLAENADFADLCRECNITFVGPSPEAITKMGTKDVARETMKTANVPIVPGSQGIINSTDEAVLLANDIGYPVIIKATAGGGGKGIRVAADEQELINGINITQQEAATAFGNPGVYIEKYVQDFRHVEIQVLADNFGNVIHLGERDCSIQRRLQKLVEETPSPALNEEIRERMGNAAVKAAAAVNYSGAGTVEFIFDYNENAFYFMEMNTRIQVEHPVTEMVTGVDLIKEQIRVASGEKLAYTQEDITYTGWAIECRINAENPEKNFMPSPGRINMYLPPGGYGVRVDSAAYPGYMIPPYYDSMIAKLITYGKTRDEAIDRMKRALKEFVIEGIHTTIPFHMNLLEHEKFVEGNFNTKFLELYDVMGNK, encoded by the coding sequence ATGATAAAAAAATTATTAATTGCAAACAGGGGTGAAATTGCTGTACGCATCATTCGAGCATGTACAGAATTGGGAATAGAAACTGTTGCAGTATTTTCTGAGGCTGACCGTGACGCATTACATGTACAAATGGCAGACGAGGCTTATTGTATTGGACCTACCGCGTCAAAAGATAGCTATTTAAATTTTACAAATATTATTAGTGTAGCAACACTTACAGGTAGTGATGCTATTCATCCTGGGTACGGGTTTTTAGCTGAGAATGCAGATTTCGCAGATCTATGCAGGGAATGTAATATTACATTTGTTGGTCCAAGTCCAGAAGCAATCACGAAAATGGGTACTAAGGATGTAGCTAGAGAGACTATGAAGACAGCTAATGTTCCAATTGTACCTGGATCGCAAGGGATAATTAATAGTACAGATGAAGCAGTACTATTAGCTAACGACATTGGATATCCTGTTATTATCAAAGCGACAGCTGGTGGTGGAGGAAAAGGCATTCGTGTCGCAGCAGACGAACAAGAATTAATAAATGGCATCAACATTACTCAACAAGAGGCAGCTACTGCGTTTGGGAATCCTGGAGTTTATATTGAAAAATATGTTCAAGATTTTCGTCATGTAGAGATTCAAGTATTAGCTGATAACTTTGGAAATGTTATTCATTTAGGTGAACGTGATTGTTCGATTCAACGTCGTCTTCAGAAGCTTGTTGAGGAAACACCGTCACCTGCACTAAATGAAGAAATTCGAGAACGAATGGGAAATGCAGCAGTTAAAGCGGCTGCAGCTGTAAACTATTCAGGAGCAGGAACGGTAGAGTTTATTTTTGACTATAACGAAAACGCGTTCTACTTCATGGAAATGAATACGAGGATACAAGTTGAGCATCCAGTTACAGAGATGGTAACAGGAGTTGATTTAATAAAAGAACAAATTCGTGTAGCTTCTGGAGAAAAGCTTGCATACACCCAAGAAGACATTACGTATACTGGATGGGCAATTGAATGTAGGATAAATGCAGAAAACCCTGAGAAAAACTTTATGCCTTCACCTGGAAGAATTAATATGTACTTGCCGCCTGGAGGCTACGGGGTTCGTGTAGACTCGGCAGCATATCCTGGGTATATGATTCCACCATATTATGATTCAATGATAGCAAAATTAATTACCTATGGAAAAACTAGAGATGAAGCAATTGATAGAATGAAAAGGGCATTAAAGGAATTTGTAATCGAAGGAATTCATACAACTATACCTTTTCATATGAATTTGTTAGAACATGAAAAATTTGTAGAAGGAAATTTTAATACTAAATTTCTTGAATTATATGATGTAATGGGCAATAAATAA
- the spoIIIAG gene encoding stage III sporulation protein AG, whose translation MEKNRGFIQWIQNFLSKNNGSNDKTKSKYIYVLILLVLGVVLILLNNVMFPSEEASYTNPSLLTEEQKDTPAFGAKNTKDESMSDYETNYENQLKDLLEQVEGVGDVAVSVNLDSTEINVLEKSTTTSTQTTKETDREGGKREVEDWSVDEQAIIIRDGDKETPIVLTTKKPKVRGVLVVAKLKDMQAKQRVKDAVIKLLDVPSHRVEVLPKKSEGE comes from the coding sequence GTGGAGAAAAATAGAGGGTTTATACAATGGATACAAAACTTCCTTTCAAAAAATAATGGTAGCAATGATAAAACAAAATCTAAGTACATATACGTACTTATATTGTTAGTATTGGGTGTCGTTCTAATACTATTAAATAATGTGATGTTTCCTAGTGAAGAAGCTTCATATACGAATCCATCTTTGTTAACTGAAGAGCAAAAGGATACACCTGCTTTTGGTGCGAAAAATACGAAAGATGAATCAATGAGTGATTATGAGACCAACTATGAAAATCAATTAAAGGATCTATTAGAACAGGTAGAAGGTGTAGGAGATGTAGCAGTTAGTGTTAACTTAGACTCAACTGAAATAAATGTACTAGAGAAAAGCACTACAACATCGACCCAAACGACGAAAGAGACTGATAGAGAAGGTGGAAAAAGAGAAGTAGAAGATTGGTCTGTTGATGAACAAGCCATAATTATACGAGATGGAGACAAGGAGACACCTATTGTATTAACAACGAAAAAGCCTAAAGTTCGTGGGGTTCTAGTAGTTGCGAAGTTAAAAGATATGCAAGCTAAACAAAGGGTGAAGGATGCAGTTATAAAATTGTTAGATGTACCTAGTCATAGAGTAGAAGTGTTGCCGAAAAAATCTGAGGGGGAATGA
- the spoIIIAD gene encoding stage III sporulation protein AD gives MEIVQIVGIGLIATFLAMIVNEQKPSFAFLLVVFVSCIIFLFLIDQIYEVIRMIEKIAVNANVNMVYIETIMKIIGIAYIAEFGAQITKDAGQGAIATKIELAGKILILTMAIPILTVIIETIIRLIPSI, from the coding sequence ATTGAGATTGTTCAAATTGTTGGTATTGGTTTGATTGCTACGTTCTTAGCGATGATAGTCAATGAACAAAAACCATCATTTGCATTTTTACTCGTTGTGTTTGTTAGTTGTATTATTTTTCTTTTTCTAATAGATCAAATCTATGAAGTTATTCGAATGATAGAAAAAATAGCTGTGAATGCTAATGTGAATATGGTATACATCGAAACGATCATGAAGATTATTGGAATTGCATATATAGCAGAATTTGGAGCTCAAATTACTAAAGATGCAGGTCAAGGAGCAATTGCTACTAAGATCGAATTAGCCGGCAAAATATTAATTTTAACGATGGCTATCCCTATTTTAACTGTCATCATTGAAACGATAATAAGATTAATCCCATCAATATGA
- the xseA gene encoding exodeoxyribonuclease VII large subunit, translated as MGEKKFVTVTALTKYVKRKFDVDPHLQDIWVKGEISNFTLHSRGHMYFTLKDEGAKIQAVMFAKQNRTLKYKPENGMKVLLRGEISVYQSSGSYQIYVKEMEPDGIGSLYIAFEELKKRLDEEGLFLTKHKKNIPKFPRYIGVITSPTGAAVRDILTTIKRRYPIANVVILPALVQGEYAPQSLVEKIKYANQLAYLDVLIVGRGGGSIEELWAFNEESVVREIFASSIPVISAVGHETDFTISDLVADLRAPTPTGAAEMAVPKLSDVAERLSQNKVRLIKLMKQRLVNEADQLNHMKKSYAFRYPQQLYAQKNQELDRMLEQLKRTVSRLVSVKQDSTENLLKRLMQKHPKELIHKAFEQHSITTKALQKEIQNVVKQNQLLFTSNVSKLDALSPLKVMDRGFSLVYDNNDLIVKSVERVKVNDSLTIQMKDGKLACEVCSVEERMIDE; from the coding sequence ATGGGTGAAAAAAAATTTGTAACAGTAACTGCGTTGACAAAATATGTAAAGCGTAAGTTTGATGTTGACCCTCATTTACAAGATATATGGGTAAAAGGTGAAATTTCAAACTTCACCTTGCATAGCCGTGGACATATGTATTTCACCTTAAAAGATGAGGGAGCAAAAATTCAAGCAGTCATGTTTGCTAAGCAAAATCGTACGTTAAAATATAAACCTGAAAATGGCATGAAGGTATTACTTAGGGGAGAAATATCGGTTTATCAATCCAGTGGATCATATCAGATCTACGTTAAAGAAATGGAACCTGACGGCATAGGTAGCTTGTATATTGCATTTGAAGAACTAAAGAAAAGGCTTGATGAAGAAGGGTTATTTTTAACTAAACACAAAAAAAATATTCCTAAGTTTCCACGATACATCGGTGTTATAACATCCCCGACTGGAGCAGCAGTTAGAGATATATTAACTACTATTAAAAGGCGTTATCCTATAGCAAATGTAGTAATATTACCTGCGCTTGTACAAGGTGAATATGCACCACAATCACTAGTTGAAAAAATAAAATACGCGAACCAACTAGCATATTTAGATGTATTAATCGTTGGTAGAGGCGGGGGCTCGATTGAAGAATTATGGGCGTTTAACGAGGAAAGCGTTGTAAGAGAAATCTTTGCTTCATCGATACCGGTCATCTCTGCTGTAGGTCATGAGACAGATTTTACAATCTCAGATTTGGTTGCAGATTTAAGAGCACCTACTCCTACCGGAGCAGCTGAAATGGCAGTGCCTAAACTATCGGACGTTGCTGAACGGTTATCACAAAATAAAGTCCGTCTTATAAAGTTAATGAAACAAAGGCTAGTTAATGAAGCAGATCAATTAAATCATATGAAAAAATCATATGCATTTCGGTATCCCCAACAACTCTATGCCCAAAAAAACCAAGAGCTTGATCGCATGCTAGAACAGCTTAAACGTACAGTTAGCCGATTAGTTAGCGTGAAACAAGACAGTACCGAGAATTTGCTGAAACGTTTAATGCAAAAGCATCCTAAAGAATTAATTCATAAAGCATTCGAGCAACATTCGATAACAACAAAAGCTCTCCAAAAAGAAATACAAAATGTTGTAAAGCAAAATCAACTCTTATTTACCTCGAATGTTTCTAAATTAGATGCTTTAAGTCCACTGAAAGTAATGGATAGAGGATTTAGCCTAGTTTATGATAATAATGATCTTATAGTAAAAAGTGTTGAAAGAGTAAAAGTGAATGATAGCCTAACAATACAAATGAAAGATGGTAAATTAGCTTGTGAAGTTTGCAGTGTAGAGGAGCGAATGATAGATGAATAA
- the spoIIIAE gene encoding stage III sporulation protein AE: protein MKQLCLILCASALFLFFFFPNNVQASSPQQDFVDQQLEALGIEEIKQFWDEIVTKYGGFLPESQKGSFFDFVRGEKDFSIQQWLMGLVKFLFYELAANGKLLGTLLMLTILSMFLQTVQNAFEQQTVSKVAYALVYMVLIIIALNSFHIVIQFTKEAIEVMTNFMIALIPLLLALIATSGGIISAAFFHPIILLLMNTSGLLINYIVLPLLFLSALLSIVSTLTDHYKVTQLAQLLKSISIGLLGTFLTVFLGVISVQGSSSAVTDGITIRTAKFVTNNFVPVIGRIFTETTDTVISASLLLKNTVGIVGVAILLLIAVFPALKILSIAVIYKLTAALIQPIGGGPVIDCLDIISKSIIYIFAALAIVSLMFFLSITVIIAVGNMTMMVR from the coding sequence TTGAAGCAACTATGTTTAATATTATGCGCTTCAGCTTTGTTTTTGTTTTTTTTCTTTCCGAATAATGTACAAGCATCTTCCCCTCAACAAGATTTTGTTGATCAACAGTTGGAGGCACTTGGGATTGAAGAGATTAAACAGTTTTGGGATGAAATAGTGACGAAGTATGGTGGCTTTTTACCTGAAAGCCAAAAAGGCAGTTTTTTTGATTTTGTCCGTGGTGAGAAAGATTTCTCAATTCAACAGTGGTTAATGGGGTTAGTAAAATTTTTATTTTACGAACTTGCGGCAAATGGAAAACTATTAGGAACTTTACTAATGTTAACAATTTTAAGTATGTTTTTGCAAACAGTTCAGAATGCTTTTGAACAGCAAACGGTTAGTAAAGTGGCTTATGCCCTCGTATATATGGTGCTAATCATCATTGCTTTAAACAGCTTTCATATTGTTATCCAATTTACGAAAGAGGCAATAGAAGTCATGACAAATTTCATGATTGCGTTAATTCCGCTTTTATTAGCGCTAATTGCTACTTCTGGGGGAATTATCTCAGCTGCTTTTTTTCATCCGATCATTCTTCTTTTGATGAACACAAGTGGTTTACTAATAAATTATATTGTCCTACCTCTACTATTCTTATCTGCATTATTAAGTATCGTAAGTACACTAACTGACCATTATAAAGTAACGCAATTGGCACAATTATTAAAAAGCATAAGCATTGGCTTGCTTGGTACTTTTTTAACTGTATTTCTAGGCGTTATTTCAGTCCAAGGATCATCCTCAGCGGTGACAGATGGAATAACAATTCGCACTGCTAAATTTGTAACAAACAATTTTGTCCCTGTCATCGGTCGAATCTTCACTGAAACGACTGATACAGTCATAAGTGCATCTTTACTATTAAAAAATACTGTCGGTATAGTTGGAGTAGCAATTTTGTTATTAATTGCGGTATTCCCAGCGCTGAAAATATTATCAATAGCAGTTATTTATAAATTGACTGCAGCTTTGATACAACCTATTGGCGGTGGACCTGTTATAGATTGCTTAGACATTATTAGCAAAAGTATTATCTATATTTTCGCTGCTTTAGCTATCGTATCCCTTATGTTTTTTCTAAGTATTACAGTAATAATTGCAGTTGGAAATATGACCATGATGGTGAGGTAG
- a CDS encoding Asp23/Gls24 family envelope stress response protein, with protein sequence MESNLLEMNQGNNSLGKIEIAPEVIEVIAGIAASEIEGIAQMRGNFASGVVERLGIKNHGKGVKVELTEEGVTIDVYCMVKFGVSIPSIAHQVQDNVRQTLLNMTALDVDEVNIHVVGVQFDNPAQETEIEEL encoded by the coding sequence ATGGAAAGCAACTTATTAGAAATGAACCAAGGGAATAATAGTTTAGGGAAAATCGAAATTGCTCCTGAAGTAATTGAGGTTATAGCCGGCATAGCTGCATCTGAGATTGAGGGTATTGCACAAATGCGAGGAAACTTTGCTTCTGGAGTAGTTGAGAGGCTAGGTATAAAAAATCATGGTAAAGGTGTTAAGGTTGAGCTCACTGAAGAGGGTGTTACGATAGACGTGTACTGTATGGTGAAATTTGGTGTTTCGATCCCGAGTATAGCTCATCAAGTACAAGACAACGTTCGTCAGACACTATTGAATATGACTGCTTTAGATGTTGATGAAGTTAACATTCACGTAGTAGGAGTTCAATTTGATAACCCTGCACAAGAGACTGAAATAGAAGAACTATAA